One window from the genome of Fusobacterium necrogenes encodes:
- a CDS encoding VirB4 family type IV secretion/conjugal transfer ATPase codes for MISEFKKRAKVSDEVSWLVLKENGIVLNKNGSYQKTFKYRGFDLISYTEEQIKNLVERSNNLMKRIEENWTIHVEVRRKKADKYIESNFKTLAGRIIEEERKEHFIGQNAEYYINEYYVTLTYLVPRDIENKMSEFFIEKKLEEIISDTSLEDFIKSFNRFFNLFKEIFLEARELTPEETLTYLHSCVSEKETKVNMPVVPFALANYLCDTPLLRNLEDLKLGKTYIKAISIIGLPNFTEPCLLDELNNLPFEYRWVTRFIFLSKQQALKKMEKAYKSTLQGKLSFFTRVFNELSGRDPESGKINLDAVRRANEIESQITLTQGDYLTQGLYNSTIFLSSKNKTELDKKVEYLEKVLENKGFIIINETVNCKEAWFGSLPGNIFSNQREPVLNTLQFIHLFPITSIWNGEYINKHLKAPALIFTETDNTNPFLLNLHVNDVGHTAVVGPTGSGKSVFLAMLYTQFMKYEKARVFIFDKGASSKVATYANGGIFYDLGIDNISFQPFKGLGKLNDEILSEEEEEKEKIRRNIELEWAFDWILDIFSAENKVLTPSQKEKVWEALELVSDSPVEYRTLTTFSTYLADPELKEALSPYLITGPLGKYFDSNNEELQNSNWNVFEMNQILNNKKALVPLLMYLFHKIEIQLNGDPTLLVLDECWAFFDNPVFADKIREWLKVLRRKNTSVVFATQELGDILNSPLFTAVNDACKTKIFLANPNAKTETYIETYKKFALNEEEINLIANATEKKDYFIKTSTGFARKFSLALGKNTLKLVASSRAEELAKADEIKRHTNSPDEFTQEFLKI; via the coding sequence TTGATTTAATTTCTTATACAGAGGAGCAAATAAAAAATCTGGTAGAAAGATCAAATAACTTAATGAAAAGAATTGAGGAAAACTGGACTATTCATGTAGAAGTCAGAAGAAAAAAAGCTGATAAATATATAGAATCTAACTTTAAAACTTTAGCAGGAAGAATTATTGAAGAAGAAAGAAAAGAACATTTTATAGGTCAAAATGCAGAATATTATATCAATGAATATTATGTAACTTTAACTTATTTAGTACCAAGAGATATAGAAAATAAAATGTCTGAATTTTTTATAGAAAAGAAATTGGAAGAAATTATCTCAGATACTTCATTAGAGGATTTTATTAAATCATTCAATAGATTTTTTAACCTTTTTAAAGAGATTTTTTTAGAAGCAAGAGAGCTTACACCAGAAGAAACGCTAACTTACTTACATTCTTGTGTAAGTGAAAAAGAAACGAAAGTAAATATGCCAGTAGTTCCATTCGCTTTAGCTAACTATTTATGTGATACTCCACTTCTTAGAAATTTGGAAGATCTAAAATTAGGAAAGACTTATATAAAAGCTATTTCAATAATAGGACTGCCTAATTTTACAGAGCCTTGCTTATTAGATGAACTCAATAATTTGCCTTTTGAATACAGATGGGTTACTAGATTTATCTTTTTAAGTAAACAACAAGCTTTAAAGAAAATGGAAAAAGCTTACAAAAGTACATTACAAGGGAAATTGAGCTTTTTTACAAGGGTATTTAATGAATTATCTGGTAGAGATCCAGAAAGTGGAAAGATCAATCTTGACGCAGTTAGAAGGGCTAATGAAATAGAATCGCAAATAACTTTAACTCAAGGAGATTATTTAACACAAGGTTTATATAACTCTACTATCTTTTTATCTTCAAAAAATAAAACAGAATTAGATAAAAAAGTAGAATATTTAGAAAAAGTATTAGAAAATAAAGGTTTTATAATAATAAATGAAACAGTTAATTGTAAAGAAGCTTGGTTTGGAAGTTTACCAGGTAATATATTTTCAAATCAAAGAGAGCCAGTATTAAATACTTTACAATTTATTCATTTATTCCCTATCACATCAATATGGAATGGGGAATATATTAATAAACATTTAAAAGCTCCTGCATTAATTTTTACTGAAACAGATAATACAAATCCATTTTTACTAAATTTACATGTAAATGATGTTGGACATACAGCAGTAGTAGGGCCTACTGGAAGCGGAAAATCAGTATTTTTAGCTATGTTATATACTCAATTTATGAAATATGAAAAAGCAAGAGTATTCATATTTGATAAGGGGGCGTCGTCAAAAGTAGCTACATACGCTAATGGAGGAATATTCTATGATTTAGGAATAGATAATATCTCATTTCAACCATTCAAAGGACTAGGTAAATTAAATGATGAAATACTATCAGAGGAAGAAGAAGAAAAAGAAAAAATAAGAAGAAATATAGAGCTTGAATGGGCATTTGACTGGATATTAGATATATTCAGTGCAGAAAATAAAGTTCTGACTCCGAGTCAAAAAGAGAAAGTATGGGAAGCATTAGAGCTTGTTTCTGATTCGCCTGTAGAATATAGGACTTTAACAACATTTTCAACATATCTAGCAGATCCAGAATTAAAAGAAGCATTAAGTCCATATTTAATAACTGGTCCACTAGGAAAATATTTTGATTCTAATAATGAAGAACTCCAAAATTCAAACTGGAATGTATTTGAAATGAATCAAATATTAAATAATAAAAAAGCTCTTGTTCCTCTTTTAATGTACTTATTCCATAAAATAGAAATACAACTAAATGGAGATCCTACATTATTGGTACTTGATGAGTGTTGGGCGTTTTTTGATAACCCAGTATTTGCAGATAAAATAAGGGAATGGCTAAAGGTTTTAAGAAGAAAAAATACAAGTGTTGTATTTGCAACTCAAGAATTAGGGGATATATTAAATTCTCCATTATTTACAGCAGTAAATGACGCTTGTAAAACTAAAATATTTTTAGCTAACCCTAATGCAAAAACTGAAACTTACATAGAAACTTATAAAAAATTTGCTTTAAATGAAGAAGAAATAAATTTGATAGCTAATGCAACAGAAAAAAAAGATTATTTTATAAAAACATCAACAGGATTTGCTAGGAAGTTTTCTCTAGCTCTAGGAAAAAATACTTTAAAACTTGTTGCCAGTTCAAGAGCAGAAGAATTAGCAAAAGCAGATGAAATAAAAAGACATACTAACTCTCCAGATGAATTTACTCAAGAGTTTTTAAAAATATAG